The Rhizobium jaguaris nucleotide sequence GGTGGGATTGATCAGCATTGGTTTGTCTCCTCAATGAAAGTAATCAGGGCCACGCAGATTGGCGTGATCGACAATGGCGGTTGGTTCGGTGGAATGGCGGCCGGCCTTGTGGTTGGCCAGGAGCGAAGCAATGCTTTTGCAGTTCAGCCCACCGATCTCGACCGCGCGTGCTGATACGGCTTCGGCACGACTGCGTTCGATGTCGCGAAACAGGCGCAGGACACCCAGGCATGTTCGAAAGCCCTGTTCGGGATGCGGACGACTGGCGAGGATTGCGATGACCAACCCTTCCGTCTGCGGCCCGATGGATGCGCCCCAGCGTCGAAAGCGATCCGGCGTCCACTCGGCATAGCGCCGATGGGAACTGGGCATGTGATCCGGGTCGGTTCCATGACGCGGGCCGCCATAGCGGCGCTGATGCACGGCGATGCGCTTGCCGCGATGGAAGATCTCGATGGTGCGTGCTGTTGCCCTCAGATCGACCTGCTGGCGAATGAGACCATGCGGCACGGAATAAAGGAAGGTCTTGAACTCGACATGGTAATCCGTCGAGACGCGGGCCAGACGCCATTCGGCGAATTCGTAGTCTTCGATAGGAAGGCTGGCGAGCGCGGCACGTTCGACACTCTCAAAAAGTTGCCGGCGACTGACGCCGAGCCGGCGCATGACGTGATCATTGATGCGATCAAGTGCCTGGCCGATGGCGGCGTTGGCCTCGGCCAGCGAGAAGAATGTCTGGTTACGCAGCCGCCCCAAAATGCACGATTGGGCAAAACGGACTCCATTTTCCACTTTCGATTTGTCCTTCGGACGTCGCGGCCGTGCCGGAAGAACACCGACGCCATAATGGGAGGCCATCATGCCGTAGCTGCGGTTGATCTCGGGATCGTAGAAGCTGGCTCGATTGACGCCCGACTTCAGATTGTCAGGGACGACCAGCCGCGGAACGCCATCGAAGAAACGAAACATCCGGACATGCGAACCAATCCAATCAGGCAGCGTTTGCGTCCATGTCGCCTCAGCATAGGTGAAGCTGGATGCACCGAGCACCGCCACGAAGATCTCCGCCTCGCGGATCTCGCCAGTCTTGCGATCAACGATCGGGATCTTCTTGCCGGAATAGTCGACGAAGACCTTGTCGCCGGCCGCATGCTCCTGGCGCATCGTCGGTGAAAGCCGCTGTTGGAAACCACGTAGGAGCTCACAAAAGCGGCTATAGCCATAACCCTCGGGGTGCGACCCACGATACTCCTCCCACAGGATGAGCATGGTAACGCCGGGCTTCTTGAGCTCGATGGCAAGATCGGACCAATTGGGTTCGACGCGTCGTCTCGTGCCGTGTTTGATGCCATTACGAGTGAAGAGTTTGCTCTCGAGCGCATCGTCGGTGAGATCCCCAGGCAAGGGCCAGTTTAACCCAACCGCCGCTGCGCGCTGCAGATTATCCTGCACCGTGCTACGCGCAATTCCCAACACGACGGCAATCTCACGCGAGCTGGTTCCGCTTGCCGCAAGCCGCAGCATTTGTCGCAAATGTCTCATGGTCAGCCTTCTCTTTGCCGGCATCAAAATCCCCTCGTTCATCGCAAGGTATTTGATGCCAAAGTTGCTGACCCAGGAGGTAATCTTCAGTGCCGAAAACTGGCCGGTCTTTGATTGGAACGGTGGCCGGCTTCAAATCGGAATGGTGGCCGGTCTTTGAT carries:
- the istA gene encoding IS21 family transposase, producing the protein MPAKRRLTMRHLRQMLRLAASGTSSREIAVVLGIARSTVQDNLQRAAAVGLNWPLPGDLTDDALESKLFTRNGIKHGTRRRVEPNWSDLAIELKKPGVTMLILWEEYRGSHPEGYGYSRFCELLRGFQQRLSPTMRQEHAAGDKVFVDYSGKKIPIVDRKTGEIREAEIFVAVLGASSFTYAEATWTQTLPDWIGSHVRMFRFFDGVPRLVVPDNLKSGVNRASFYDPEINRSYGMMASHYGVGVLPARPRRPKDKSKVENGVRFAQSCILGRLRNQTFFSLAEANAAIGQALDRINDHVMRRLGVSRRQLFESVERAALASLPIEDYEFAEWRLARVSTDYHVEFKTFLYSVPHGLIRQQVDLRATARTIEIFHRGKRIAVHQRRYGGPRHGTDPDHMPSSHRRYAEWTPDRFRRWGASIGPQTEGLVIAILASRPHPEQGFRTCLGVLRLFRDIERSRAEAVSARAVEIGGLNCKSIASLLANHKAGRHSTEPTAIVDHANLRGPDYFH